A single window of Salvia splendens isolate huo1 chromosome 6, SspV2, whole genome shotgun sequence DNA harbors:
- the LOC121807177 gene encoding protein LAZ1-like isoform X2, producing MLLNHLSQWYTQQLVFMLGLHVISTSPLPCIAFGGGEEGAIEFMRREGRAGMKAPLLDDHGHERGIVKHPFPLNYILKPWKLDQWVYQVMRIGIVQYMIIKAFTAISAVILEAFDVYCEGDFKWNCGYPYMAVVLNFSQSWALYCLVHFYAITKTELAHIKPLYKFLTFKSIVFLTWWQGVAIALFYTVGLFKSPIAESLEFKSSVQDFIICIEMGLASAVHLYVFPAKPYELMGDLFSGSVAVLGDYASVDCQLDPDEVRDSQRPTKLRLPQPDYEARSGMTIRESVKDVLLGGGEYIVNDVKFTVTQAVEPVEKGITKINQKWHKISENIKKERTTKDDTCISSLAQPVIRGIDDPLLIGSFSDSSSSSRKKKHRNKSGYTSAESGNESIIDTTFGGYKTHGRRWLVKD from the exons ATGCTGTTGAATCA TTTGTCTCAATGGTACACCCAGCAATTAGTGTTTATGTTGGGATTGCACGTGATTTCTACGAGTCCTTTGCCATGTATTGCTTTTGGAG GCGGAGAAGAGGGGGCAATTGAGTTTATGAGAAGGGAAGGACGAGCAGGTATGAAAGCACCCCTACTAGATGATCATGGTCATGAAAGGGGAATCGTAAAGCATCCTTTTCCACTGAATTATATCTTGAAGCCTTGGAAACTTGATCAGTGGGTTTATCAGGTTATGAGGATTGGAATTGTTCAGTAT ATGATAATAAAAGCATTTACCGCTATTTCAGCAGTAATTCTCGAAGCTTTTGATGTGTATTGTGAAGGCGACTTCAAATGGAACTGTGG GTACCCTTATATGGCCGTGGTTTTAAATTTCAGTCAATCGTGGGCTTTGTATTGCTTGGTTCATTTTTATGCCATCACAAAAACTGAATTGGCACACATTAAACCACTGTATAAGTTTTTGACATTCAAGTCAATTGTGTTCTTAACTTGGTGGCAAGGTGTGGCAATTGCTCTATTCTACACTGTTGGCTTATTTAAAAGTCCGATAGCTGAGTCATTGGAATTTAAATCAAGTGTTCAGGACTTCATCATCTGCATAGAG ATGGGTCTTGCTTCTGCAGTTCACCTTTATGTTTTTCCGGCAAAGCCTTATGAGTTAATGGGAGATCTCTTTTCTGGAAGTGTTGCAGTCCTAGGAGATTATGCATCCGTGGATTGTCAGCTGGACCCTGATGAGGTTAGGGATAGCCAACGTCCCACAAAGCTGCGCCTTCCTCAACCCGACTATGAAGCCAGGAGTGGAATGACCATCAGAGAGAGCGTTAAGGATGTCTTACTCGGTGGTGGTGAATAT ATTGTGAATGATGTGAAGTTCACAGTCACTCAAGCAGTAGAGCCAGTAGAGAAAGGAATCACTAAAATCAACCAAAAGTGGCATAAGATCTCCGAGAACATAAAGAAGGAAAGGACAACCAAGGACGACACCTGCATTTCCTCGTTGGCACAGCCAGTGATCCGTGGAATCGACGATCCCCTCCTAATTGGGAGCTTCAGTGACAGCAGTAGTAGCTCAAGGAAGAAGAAGCACCGAAACAAATCCGGGTACACCAGCGCAGAGAGTGGCAACGAAAGCATCATCGACACTACGTTTGGTGGTTACAAGACTCACGGCCGTCGCTGGCTTGTCAAAGATTAG
- the LOC121807177 gene encoding protein LAZ1-like isoform X1 → MLLRTVNSGYYHLLIWLAGEYSTPIWAVLIAGTFVVVTLTLSIYLMFEHLSAYKNPEEQKFLLGVILMVPCYAVESFVSMVHPAISVYVGIARDFYESFAMYCFWRYLIACLGGEEGAIEFMRREGRAGMKAPLLDDHGHERGIVKHPFPLNYILKPWKLDQWVYQVMRIGIVQYMIIKAFTAISAVILEAFDVYCEGDFKWNCGYPYMAVVLNFSQSWALYCLVHFYAITKTELAHIKPLYKFLTFKSIVFLTWWQGVAIALFYTVGLFKSPIAESLEFKSSVQDFIICIEMGLASAVHLYVFPAKPYELMGDLFSGSVAVLGDYASVDCQLDPDEVRDSQRPTKLRLPQPDYEARSGMTIRESVKDVLLGGGEYIVNDVKFTVTQAVEPVEKGITKINQKWHKISENIKKERTTKDDTCISSLAQPVIRGIDDPLLIGSFSDSSSSSRKKKHRNKSGYTSAESGNESIIDTTFGGYKTHGRRWLVKD, encoded by the exons ATGCTGCTGAGAACCGTCAATTCAGGTTATTATCATCTCCTAATTTGGCTCGCCGGCGAATATTCGACGCCTATATGGGCAGTTTTGATCGCCGGAACGTTTGTCGTCGTCACTCTCACCCTCTCCATCTACCTCATGTTCGAGCATCTTTCCGCCTACAAGAATCCCGAG GAGCAAAAGTTTTTGTTAGGAGTGATACTAATGGTGCCATGCTATGCTGTTGAATCA TTTGTCTCAATGGTACACCCAGCAATTAGTGTTTATGTTGGGATTGCACGTGATTTCTACGAGTCCTTTGCCATGTATTGCTTTTGGAGGTATCTAATTGCTTGTTTAG GCGGAGAAGAGGGGGCAATTGAGTTTATGAGAAGGGAAGGACGAGCAGGTATGAAAGCACCCCTACTAGATGATCATGGTCATGAAAGGGGAATCGTAAAGCATCCTTTTCCACTGAATTATATCTTGAAGCCTTGGAAACTTGATCAGTGGGTTTATCAGGTTATGAGGATTGGAATTGTTCAGTAT ATGATAATAAAAGCATTTACCGCTATTTCAGCAGTAATTCTCGAAGCTTTTGATGTGTATTGTGAAGGCGACTTCAAATGGAACTGTGG GTACCCTTATATGGCCGTGGTTTTAAATTTCAGTCAATCGTGGGCTTTGTATTGCTTGGTTCATTTTTATGCCATCACAAAAACTGAATTGGCACACATTAAACCACTGTATAAGTTTTTGACATTCAAGTCAATTGTGTTCTTAACTTGGTGGCAAGGTGTGGCAATTGCTCTATTCTACACTGTTGGCTTATTTAAAAGTCCGATAGCTGAGTCATTGGAATTTAAATCAAGTGTTCAGGACTTCATCATCTGCATAGAG ATGGGTCTTGCTTCTGCAGTTCACCTTTATGTTTTTCCGGCAAAGCCTTATGAGTTAATGGGAGATCTCTTTTCTGGAAGTGTTGCAGTCCTAGGAGATTATGCATCCGTGGATTGTCAGCTGGACCCTGATGAGGTTAGGGATAGCCAACGTCCCACAAAGCTGCGCCTTCCTCAACCCGACTATGAAGCCAGGAGTGGAATGACCATCAGAGAGAGCGTTAAGGATGTCTTACTCGGTGGTGGTGAATAT ATTGTGAATGATGTGAAGTTCACAGTCACTCAAGCAGTAGAGCCAGTAGAGAAAGGAATCACTAAAATCAACCAAAAGTGGCATAAGATCTCCGAGAACATAAAGAAGGAAAGGACAACCAAGGACGACACCTGCATTTCCTCGTTGGCACAGCCAGTGATCCGTGGAATCGACGATCCCCTCCTAATTGGGAGCTTCAGTGACAGCAGTAGTAGCTCAAGGAAGAAGAAGCACCGAAACAAATCCGGGTACACCAGCGCAGAGAGTGGCAACGAAAGCATCATCGACACTACGTTTGGTGGTTACAAGACTCACGGCCGTCGCTGGCTTGTCAAAGATTAG